A genomic segment from Telopea speciosissima isolate NSW1024214 ecotype Mountain lineage unplaced genomic scaffold, Tspe_v1 Tspe_v1.0023, whole genome shotgun sequence encodes:
- the LOC122647321 gene encoding uncharacterized protein LOC122647321: MRFIKKGKLSPRFIGPYEILAKVGPVAYRFGLPPSLDGVYDVFHVSMLQKYVHDPNHVISQEPPELTADMSYKEQPEKILYSKVVNLCNRPIHYVKVKWCNHPEEEASWEAKVEMRTKYPSLGFLQ; encoded by the coding sequence ATGCGGTTCatcaagaagggcaagctaagcccgaGATTCATTGGGCCTTATGAAATCCTTGCGAAGGTCGGACCAGTGGCTTACCGGTTTGGActcccaccatctttggatggtGTGTATGACGTCTTTCATGTGTCCATGTTACAAAAGTACGTGCATGACCCGAACCATGTAATATCTCAAGAACCACCGGAGTTGACAGCAGATATGTCTTATAAGGAACAGCCCGAGAAGATTCTGTACAGCAAGGTGGTGAATCTTTGCAATCGACCTATTCACTACGTGAAGGTGAAATGGTGCAACCACCCGGAGgaagaagcatcatgggaagccAAAGTGGAAATGCGAACGAAGTAtccttcccttggattcttacaag